The following coding sequences are from one Campylobacter showae CSUNSWCD window:
- a CDS encoding rhomboid family intramembrane serine protease, with the protein MKATISLIALNCLIFFAVYCGICGTNATLGLNMFFVDGLYVWQPATSMFMHANLAHLLMNMAVLYQFGSLLERYYGSEKFAVIYCIGGVLTSLLSFVYIYVMFKTNGTFINLVGASGAISLLLGVLAFLDASSRKGLIIAILLISFAPVAMGVNVAWYAHIIGFALGYFGVKFKVIK; encoded by the coding sequence TTGAAAGCCACGATATCGCTCATCGCGCTAAATTGTCTAATATTTTTTGCCGTTTACTGCGGCATTTGCGGCACTAACGCGACGCTTGGGCTAAATATGTTTTTTGTAGACGGGCTTTACGTTTGGCAGCCCGCGACCTCGATGTTTATGCATGCAAATTTGGCCCATCTGCTGATGAATATGGCGGTTTTGTATCAGTTTGGATCGCTTCTTGAGCGGTACTATGGCAGCGAAAAATTTGCCGTTATTTACTGCATCGGAGGCGTTTTAACCTCTCTACTTAGTTTTGTTTATATTTATGTTATGTTTAAAACTAACGGAACTTTTATAAATTTAGTCGGAGCTAGCGGCGCGATCAGTCTGCTACTGGGCGTTTTGGCGTTTTTGGACGCCAGTAGCCGAAAAGGGCTAATAATCGCGATCTTACTAATAAGCTTCGCGCCAGTGGCTATGGGCGTAAACGTCGCCTGGTACGCGCACATAATCGGCTTTGCGCTAGGATATTTCGGTGTAAAATTTAAGGTGATAAAATGA
- the hisS gene encoding histidine--tRNA ligase: MISALRGMKDVLPPQSGLYERIIKICEEVAKNYGYEFVLAPHLEQTALFRRSVGESSDIVGKEMYQFEDKGGKDVCLRPEGTAGVVRAFIEAKFDRAGGVRRYFYHGSMFRYERPQKGRLREFHQFGCECFGEPSVYEDASVILMINEIFSRLGIKTKLLINSLGDAASMGAYREKLVKFLDAHEGQICEDCKRRKLTNPIRVLDCKVESCQKIYENAPLIIGSLNDVCAGEFKKLQEILSGNGVEFEIDPKLVRGLDYYCKTAFEFVSNEIGAQSAVAGGGRYDRLVEYLGGKASYGVGFAMGIERIMEILGGRESQSARGGVYIGAMDVEGVDAVYKIAINLRKSLPVLVSYEPKKLQKHLNAADNANARICLCVGEDELKSGKIWLKDLSEKAEKTIDLADLESELKRILNV, from the coding sequence ATGATTAGCGCATTAAGGGGGATGAAGGACGTTTTGCCGCCCCAGTCGGGACTTTATGAGAGGATAATCAAAATCTGTGAAGAGGTCGCGAAAAACTACGGATACGAGTTTGTGCTAGCTCCGCATCTGGAGCAGACGGCGCTTTTTCGCCGCAGCGTCGGGGAGAGTAGCGACATCGTGGGCAAGGAGATGTATCAGTTTGAGGATAAGGGCGGCAAAGACGTTTGCCTGCGTCCCGAGGGTACGGCCGGCGTCGTGCGCGCCTTTATCGAGGCTAAATTTGACCGCGCGGGCGGCGTGAGACGGTACTTTTATCACGGTTCGATGTTTCGCTACGAGCGCCCGCAAAAAGGACGTTTGCGCGAGTTTCATCAGTTTGGCTGCGAGTGCTTCGGCGAACCTAGCGTTTATGAGGATGCGAGCGTTATTTTGATGATAAACGAAATATTTTCGCGCCTGGGTATCAAAACCAAGCTACTTATAAATTCGCTCGGAGACGCCGCTAGTATGGGTGCATACCGCGAAAAGTTGGTTAAATTTTTAGACGCGCACGAAGGTCAAATTTGCGAGGACTGCAAGCGCAGAAAGCTAACAAATCCTATCCGCGTGCTAGACTGCAAGGTGGAAAGCTGTCAAAAAATCTACGAAAACGCGCCGCTGATAATCGGCAGTCTAAACGACGTATGTGCGGGCGAGTTTAAAAAGCTGCAAGAAATTTTAAGCGGCAACGGCGTGGAGTTTGAGATAGATCCAAAGCTCGTGCGCGGGCTTGATTACTACTGCAAAACGGCGTTTGAGTTCGTTTCAAACGAGATCGGCGCACAAAGCGCAGTCGCGGGCGGCGGACGCTACGACAGGCTGGTCGAGTACCTAGGCGGCAAGGCTAGCTACGGCGTTGGCTTTGCGATGGGTATCGAGCGCATAATGGAAATCCTAGGCGGCCGCGAGAGCCAGAGCGCAAGAGGCGGCGTATATATCGGCGCGATGGACGTGGAGGGGGTGGACGCGGTCTATAAAATAGCGATAAATTTAAGAAAAAGTCTCCCGGTTCTCGTGAGCTACGAGCCTAAAAAATTGCAAAAGCACCTAAACGCCGCCGATAACGCAAATGCTAGGATCTGCCTTTGCGTCGGAGAAGATGAGCTAAAATCGGGCAAAATTTGGCTAAAAGATCTGAGCGAGAAGGCTGAAAAAACGATTGATTTGGCAGATTTGGAGAGTGAGCTTAAAAGGATTTTAAATGTATGA
- a CDS encoding molybdopterin molybdotransferase MoeA, which yields MTLELAQNLILEKAKFDGCGEFISLERATGKVLAQDAVAVKNLPSFDNAAMDGYALKFDDFDEPLSIAATVLAGDEAEISLKKGKCVKIMTGAKMPTNADTVVPFEDAVLLDGKLSPQSKVKKFNALRYKGEEVKAGEILLKKGEILTPARVMMLAAQGIYCVCVERELKIGIFSSGDEVVEPWQNASEEQIYNANGAGISSLLQSFGFASSYAGIIKDDLESTTRALETAEFDVIITSGGASKGEADFMKTALLNLGFSELFDGVNIRPGRPSKAFIKGKKIVFILPGNPMAAFLMCFLLVVPFLKGAQLEKLDAVLNQDVKIKSGRQNIVLGSFCEGKFSVTDNNKFGSGMITPLIKSNAVLVTNESLGELKAGEIVKILKFS from the coding sequence ATGACGCTAGAGCTTGCTCAAAATTTGATCCTAGAAAAAGCTAAATTTGACGGTTGCGGCGAGTTTATAAGTCTTGAGCGCGCTACGGGTAAAGTCTTAGCCCAGGATGCAGTCGCGGTTAAAAATTTGCCCTCTTTCGACAATGCCGCGATGGACGGATACGCGCTCAAATTTGATGATTTTGACGAGCCTTTGAGTATCGCAGCGACCGTGCTAGCTGGCGATGAAGCCGAAATCTCACTAAAAAAAGGCAAATGCGTAAAGATAATGACAGGCGCAAAAATGCCGACAAATGCCGACACGGTCGTGCCTTTTGAAGATGCGGTTTTGCTAGACGGCAAGCTCTCGCCGCAAAGTAAAGTCAAAAAATTTAACGCCCTAAGATACAAAGGCGAAGAGGTCAAAGCCGGTGAAATTTTGCTAAAAAAAGGCGAAATTTTAACGCCTGCAAGGGTGATGATGCTAGCCGCCCAGGGCATTTACTGCGTCTGCGTAGAGCGCGAGCTAAAGATCGGTATATTTTCAAGCGGCGACGAAGTGGTCGAGCCGTGGCAAAACGCGAGCGAGGAGCAAATTTATAATGCAAACGGTGCAGGCATCTCGTCACTGCTTCAAAGCTTCGGCTTTGCCAGCTCGTATGCTGGCATCATAAAAGACGACTTAGAAAGCACTACTCGAGCGCTTGAAACGGCCGAATTTGACGTCATCATAACAAGCGGCGGAGCAAGTAAGGGCGAGGCTGATTTTATGAAAACGGCGCTTTTAAATTTAGGCTTTAGCGAGCTTTTTGACGGCGTAAATATCCGCCCTGGGCGACCTAGCAAGGCCTTTATAAAAGGTAAAAAAATAGTTTTTATCCTGCCCGGAAATCCGATGGCGGCGTTTTTGATGTGCTTTTTGCTAGTAGTTCCTTTTTTAAAGGGCGCACAGCTTGAAAAACTCGACGCCGTTTTAAATCAAGACGTAAAAATAAAATCTGGACGCCAAAATATCGTGCTGGGCAGCTTTTGCGAAGGCAAATTTAGCGTAACGGATAATAATAAATTCGGATCTGGCATGATAACTCCGCTTATCAAAAGTAACGCCGTTTTGGTAACAAACGAAAGCCTCGGCGAGCTAAAAGCGGGCGAAATCGTAAAAATTTTGAAATTTTCTTGA
- the coaD gene encoding pantetheine-phosphate adenylyltransferase, translating to MKACIYPGTFDPVTNGHVDVIRRAAKIFDKVIVAVAASESKQPYFSLARRVEMVKISTADLKNVDVVGFDNLLVDFAKSCGVNVVIRGLRAVSDFEYELQIGYANAVLWDELETVYLMPSLQNAFISSSIVRSVLSHNGDVSKLVPGEILETLKG from the coding sequence ATGAAAGCTTGTATCTATCCTGGCACCTTTGATCCCGTAACAAACGGACACGTCGACGTTATCAGGCGGGCGGCTAAAATTTTCGATAAAGTTATCGTTGCAGTTGCGGCAAGCGAGAGCAAGCAGCCCTATTTTAGTTTGGCTAGACGCGTAGAAATGGTAAAAATCTCAACGGCGGATCTAAAAAACGTCGATGTCGTGGGCTTTGATAACCTGCTCGTTGATTTTGCCAAAAGCTGCGGCGTAAACGTCGTGATCCGCGGACTTCGCGCGGTCAGCGACTTTGAGTACGAGCTGCAAATCGGCTACGCAAACGCTGTGCTTTGGGATGAGCTAGAGACCGTTTATCTGATGCCGAGCCTGCAAAACGCCTTTATCTCGAGCTCGATCGTGCGCTCCGTTCTTAGCCATAACGGCGACGTTAGCAAGCTGGTTCCGGGCGAAATTTTAGAAACTTTGAAAGGCTAA
- a CDS encoding NlpC/P60 family protein → MKFTIFLRLAPIAALIFSGCANSTPKIYPIDQSGQILNARFLNSQQDVFNDLGGIALSNFMQGFLGKKDGGDCSGFVSLVNKNINNVYFSETNLLKFYGEQGSKSQAIYNFYKKRNLISQTSPKLGDLVFFNNTTSQTKGKNKQIITHLGIIDRIEDDGTIRFMHNTRGKNKSGFINLFQKNSHKIGGKEVNSYIVACKGGDATCLTSNRFAGFGKVSF, encoded by the coding sequence ATGAAATTTACCATTTTTTTACGGCTTGCGCCGATTGCGGCTTTGATTTTTAGCGGATGCGCGAACAGTACTCCCAAAATTTACCCGATCGATCAAAGCGGACAGATCTTAAATGCGAGATTTTTAAACTCGCAACAAGACGTCTTTAACGATCTAGGCGGTATCGCGCTTTCAAATTTTATGCAAGGTTTTTTAGGCAAAAAAGACGGCGGAGACTGCTCTGGTTTCGTCTCGCTCGTAAACAAAAACATAAATAACGTTTACTTTTCCGAGACGAATTTACTCAAATTTTACGGCGAACAAGGATCAAAATCGCAAGCCATTTATAATTTTTATAAAAAGCGAAATTTGATCTCGCAAACAAGTCCGAAGCTCGGAGATTTGGTGTTTTTTAACAACACCACGAGCCAAACCAAAGGCAAAAATAAACAAATCATAACGCACCTTGGCATCATAGACCGCATAGAAGATGACGGAACTATAAGATTTATGCATAATACTAGAGGCAAAAACAAAAGCGGATTTATAAATCTATTTCAAAAAAATAGCCACAAAATAGGCGGCAAAGAGGTAAACTCCTACATCGTAGCGTGCAAGGGCGGCGACGCTACATGTCTAACGTCAAACAGATTCGCCGGCTTTGGCAAGGTTAGTTTTTAG
- the tmk gene encoding dTMP kinase — MYILFEGIDGAGKSTQIARLAAAYPQAIVTKEPGGTKLGENLREILLKENDLDKRAEILLFLADRAEHFGKIIKPNLDKMILSDRGFVSGMAYALAGGNFSFEELLSLNKFALQGSFPQKIVFFKADESTLRSRLNSRAQMDDIEARGFGYLLRVQDAMEEILQKLGVRYVTIDAAWDEEKITNLTKEFIND; from the coding sequence TTGTATATTTTATTTGAAGGTATCGACGGCGCGGGCAAAAGTACGCAGATAGCGCGGCTGGCGGCGGCTTACCCGCAAGCAATCGTGACTAAAGAGCCGGGCGGTACGAAGCTTGGCGAAAATTTACGCGAGATTTTATTAAAAGAAAACGACCTGGATAAAAGGGCTGAAATTTTGCTATTTTTGGCCGATAGAGCTGAGCATTTCGGTAAAATAATAAAACCCAATTTAGATAAAATGATTTTAAGCGACAGAGGCTTTGTCTCCGGTATGGCCTACGCGCTGGCGGGTGGAAATTTTAGCTTTGAGGAGCTTTTAAGCTTAAACAAGTTTGCTCTACAAGGAAGTTTTCCGCAAAAAATAGTATTTTTTAAAGCGGACGAAAGCACGCTAAGATCGCGCCTAAACTCGCGCGCGCAGATGGACGACATAGAGGCTCGCGGATTTGGTTATCTACTAAGAGTTCAGGACGCGATGGAGGAAATTTTGCAAAAACTAGGCGTTCGCTACGTCACGATCGATGCCGCCTGGGACGAAGAAAAAATAACGAATTTGACAAAGGAGTTTATAAATGATTAG
- the murA gene encoding UDP-N-acetylglucosamine 1-carboxyvinyltransferase: protein MYYLEIEGNAKLGGEVAISGAKNAALPLIAAALIIKNDVTLKNMPNVADIKTLATLLVNLGAKCKFTDDHTLKINSNYVSSTKANYDIVRKMRASILVLGPLLARFGHCEVSLPGGCAIGQRPIDLHLSALEKMGANIEIKQGYVVATAPDGLKGAQIVFDKITVTGSENIIMAAALAHGTTHLINVAKEPEVVQLCEVLAAGGVKIEGIGTDELVIEGTDRRLLDVGEITVIPDRIEAGTYLCAGAITNSQVTITNANAAHLRAVLTKFNQMGFETVVDGDKITIVPAKNINPVEIVTTEFPGFPTDMQAQFMALSLAANGVSTIDERLFENRFMHVSELTRMGADIRLNGHIATIYGGGEINAADVMATDLRASSALVLAALAANGTSRVHRIYHLDRGYEGLERKLAALGAKIRRLEE from the coding sequence ATGTATTATCTAGAAATCGAAGGAAACGCAAAACTAGGCGGCGAGGTTGCCATAAGCGGTGCGAAAAACGCCGCCCTGCCCCTGATAGCCGCAGCTCTAATCATAAAAAACGACGTGACGCTAAAAAATATGCCAAACGTCGCGGATATAAAAACATTGGCGACGCTGCTGGTAAATTTGGGCGCAAAGTGCAAATTTACGGACGATCACACGCTAAAAATCAACTCAAATTACGTTAGCTCCACAAAGGCCAACTACGACATCGTGCGTAAAATGCGCGCCTCTATCCTCGTTCTTGGTCCGCTGCTAGCTAGGTTTGGCCACTGCGAGGTGAGCCTGCCGGGCGGCTGCGCGATCGGACAAAGACCGATCGATCTACACCTAAGCGCGCTTGAAAAAATGGGCGCAAATATCGAGATAAAACAAGGCTACGTCGTCGCTACCGCACCTGACGGATTAAAAGGCGCGCAGATCGTGTTTGACAAGATCACGGTAACGGGCAGCGAAAACATCATAATGGCCGCCGCGCTCGCTCACGGTACGACGCATCTAATCAACGTCGCTAAAGAGCCCGAAGTGGTGCAGCTTTGCGAGGTTTTGGCAGCTGGTGGTGTGAAGATCGAGGGGATAGGCACGGACGAGCTAGTGATCGAGGGTACGGATAGGCGCTTGCTGGATGTGGGCGAGATAACGGTCATCCCCGATAGGATCGAGGCGGGCACGTATCTTTGCGCCGGGGCGATCACGAACTCGCAGGTTACTATCACAAACGCCAACGCCGCGCATCTACGAGCCGTGCTTACTAAATTTAACCAAATGGGCTTTGAAACCGTCGTGGACGGCGATAAAATCACGATAGTGCCGGCTAAAAACATAAATCCCGTCGAGATCGTTACGACGGAGTTTCCGGGCTTTCCGACCGATATGCAGGCGCAGTTTATGGCGCTCTCGCTCGCAGCAAACGGCGTTAGCACGATCGACGAGAGGCTTTTTGAGAACCGATTTATGCACGTTAGCGAGCTCACGCGTATGGGTGCGGACATCCGCCTAAACGGCCATATCGCGACGATCTACGGCGGAGGCGAGATAAACGCCGCAGACGTGATGGCTACCGATCTGCGCGCAAGCTCTGCTCTAGTGCTAGCCGCTCTTGCCGCAAACGGAACTAGCCGCGTGCATAGAATTTATCATCTAGATAGAGGATACGAGGGACTAGAGCGCAAACTAGCGGCTTTGGGCGCAAAAATACGCAGGCTGGAGGAGTAA
- a CDS encoding UbiX family flavin prenyltransferase gives MKIFLGISGASGVNLGLKLACEIAKRSELHLCVSKNAMNVLEKELNFTDIFYKNGATGLKFNANQSSAKFDKDHEDAKFVNFSSAQSELDFVGGDERSQAQNGKVADNAQYLGSNVLKFDALDNCALDDADGEICKFDSSEKNERQDTQILDKFESGKFQNKSEFDKNRAQKDKIYQIWQDLQNRAVIHDDSDLAAAPSSGSFGIDATIVVPCSISTLAKIHAGFADTLITRAAAVALKERKRLVLGVREMPFSTLALEHAAKLSALGAVIAPPVLGYYSGQNSLEDMENFIIGKWLDLLGLEHQIYKRWD, from the coding sequence ATGAAAATTTTTCTAGGTATTAGCGGCGCAAGCGGCGTAAATCTGGGGCTAAAGCTCGCCTGTGAGATAGCAAAAAGAAGCGAGCTGCATCTGTGCGTGAGTAAAAACGCGATGAACGTGCTAGAAAAAGAGCTAAATTTTACGGATATTTTTTATAAAAACGGTGCAACGGGTTTAAAATTTAACGCAAACCAAAGTAGCGCCAAATTTGACAAAGATCACGAAGACGCAAAATTTGTAAATTTTAGCTCCGCTCAAAGCGAGCTGGACTTTGTAGGCGGAGACGAGAGATCGCAAGCCCAAAACGGTAAAGTTGCTGATAATGCGCAATATTTGGGCAGTAATGTTTTAAAATTTGACGCTTTGGATAACTGCGCTCTTGACGACGCAGACGGGGAAATTTGCAAATTTGATAGCAGCGAGAAAAACGAGCGGCAAGACACCCAAATTTTGGACAAATTTGAGAGCGGTAAATTTCAAAATAAGAGCGAATTTGATAAAAACCGTGCTCAAAAAGACAAAATTTATCAAATTTGGCAAGATTTGCAAAATCGCGCCGTTATCCACGATGACTCCGATCTCGCCGCAGCTCCTAGCTCGGGCTCGTTTGGCATAGACGCTACTATCGTCGTGCCCTGCTCTATTAGCACGCTAGCTAAAATCCACGCGGGCTTTGCCGATACGCTGATAACTCGCGCCGCCGCAGTCGCGCTAAAAGAGCGAAAAAGGCTGGTTTTGGGTGTTAGAGAGATGCCGTTTTCTACGCTAGCGCTCGAGCACGCAGCCAAGCTTTCTGCGCTCGGCGCCGTTATCGCGCCGCCGGTTTTGGGTTATTATTCCGGTCAAAATAGCCTTGAGGATATGGAAAATTTCATCATCGGCAAGTGGCTTGATCTGCTCGGGTTAGAGCATCAAATTTACAAAAGATGGGACTAA
- the flgA gene encoding flagellar basal body P-ring formation chaperone FlgA, translating to MYCVSNGKITLADLGFAGKNDEILNLGENKAAKINSRDLTEILKKHGLELENKSGGETIFVKNCDALALVQRAFLQEVTSEFKGLQFVKFPLIEPQNELPKNFHEYKFDKIYVTKINPKGSFRASFITPNGSQPSVFFRYEVSAKMPVLRAAKPLATRQMLGIDDFAKDWVELGEFSPDMMSEAPNARLATKQNIKSGEVLRLRQFTPLPLIKKGERINAVLNDGALSIIVEVMALENGNLGETIKVKNNDKKVFSAQIVSKKQVMIR from the coding sequence ATGTATTGCGTTTCAAACGGCAAAATCACGCTTGCGGACTTGGGTTTTGCGGGTAAAAACGACGAGATTTTAAATTTAGGAGAGAACAAAGCCGCAAAAATAAATTCGAGAGATTTGACTGAAATTTTAAAAAAACACGGGCTAGAGCTTGAGAATAAAAGCGGCGGAGAGACGATATTTGTCAAAAACTGCGACGCGTTAGCTCTCGTGCAGCGCGCCTTTTTACAAGAGGTTACGAGCGAGTTTAAGGGACTACAATTCGTCAAATTTCCGCTTATTGAACCTCAAAATGAACTTCCTAAAAACTTCCACGAATACAAATTTGACAAAATTTACGTAACTAAAATCAATCCAAAAGGCAGCTTCAGGGCTAGTTTTATCACGCCAAACGGCTCGCAGCCAAGCGTATTTTTTAGATACGAAGTTAGCGCAAAAATGCCGGTTTTGCGGGCTGCTAAGCCACTCGCGACGCGCCAGATGCTAGGTATAGACGACTTTGCGAAAGACTGGGTCGAGCTTGGCGAGTTTAGCCCCGACATGATGAGCGAAGCTCCAAACGCGAGGCTAGCGACAAAGCAAAACATAAAAAGCGGCGAAGTGCTGCGACTGCGGCAGTTTACACCATTGCCGCTAATTAAAAAAGGCGAGCGCATAAATGCGGTGCTTAACGACGGTGCTCTCAGCATCATCGTCGAGGTTATGGCACTAGAAAACGGCAATCTAGGCGAAACCATCAAGGTCAAAAACAACGATAAAAAGGTATTCAGCGCTCAAATCGTCTCAAAAAAACAGGTGATGATAAGATGA